Proteins encoded within one genomic window of Nitrospirota bacterium:
- a CDS encoding bifunctional (p)ppGpp synthetase/guanosine-3',5'-bis(diphosphate) 3'-pyrophosphohydrolase, which yields MTASKEVSTINGLIDKVFQYNPEADLDILRRAYAFSCEAHLKQKRKGGQPFIEHPLAVAAILSDMRLDSNTIAAGLLHDTVEDTETTVEDIKELFGDDIAFLVEGLTKLGKMELKNKDEAQAENFRKMFLAMAENIRVMLIKFADRLHNMRTLEHLPEARRLSIAQETLEIFAPLANRLGMGGLKTEFEDLSFMYLMPDTYKELKRKVTKKGKEQKEYLDEIAKIVEAHLKESGIPARVLGRVKHLYGIFSKMQKQKIPFELVYDVIAIRIITDTKQNCYTIMGLIHSLWTPVPGRFKDFIGAPKSNLYQSLHTTIIGPRGEKIEFQIRTEDMDRIAEGGIAAHWRYKDARSSRRRDEEYIAWLRELVRMQKDTLDAREFLEAVKGNILPDVVYVFTPKGDIIELPQGSTPVDFAYSIHTAVGNKCSGAKVNGKIVQLRQRLENGDSVEVLTSASQNPSRDWLKFVKSQKAKTSIRHWVQTEERKRSLELGKELLEKTLKKHGLSKDLLKSKELLEAAQQYKIKTHEDLFIAIGYGKISAVQAINKFLPEPVKDEKVSRKTADEKPKKAAGISVKGIDDIMFNRAKCCYPLPGEKVAGFVTRGRGVSIHSADCATLDVNSIDVDRLVDVEWSGEDSVTYPVKVVVYTVDKPGVLADMSAVISSDNVNISHIDATTTHEKRARFNFTLEVKDKAQLDSVIKKLSGVNGVLEAKRTSSK from the coding sequence ATGACCGCATCAAAGGAAGTAAGCACTATCAACGGCCTCATAGATAAGGTCTTTCAGTATAACCCTGAGGCAGACCTTGATATCCTGCGCAGGGCGTACGCATTCTCCTGTGAAGCACACCTGAAACAGAAGAGAAAAGGCGGCCAGCCTTTTATCGAGCACCCGCTTGCAGTCGCAGCCATATTAAGCGACATGCGCCTTGACAGCAACACCATCGCAGCCGGACTTCTTCATGATACCGTTGAGGACACGGAGACCACTGTTGAGGATATAAAGGAGCTCTTCGGCGATGACATAGCCTTTCTTGTTGAAGGGCTTACAAAGCTCGGCAAGATGGAGCTGAAGAATAAGGATGAGGCGCAGGCTGAGAACTTCAGAAAGATGTTCCTCGCAATGGCTGAGAACATCAGGGTCATGCTTATAAAGTTTGCCGACCGGCTTCATAATATGCGCACGCTCGAGCACCTCCCGGAAGCGCGTAGGCTGAGCATCGCGCAGGAGACGCTTGAGATATTCGCCCCGCTTGCGAACCGGCTCGGTATGGGCGGGCTCAAGACCGAGTTTGAGGACTTGAGCTTCATGTACCTTATGCCTGATACATATAAGGAACTGAAACGCAAGGTCACCAAAAAAGGCAAGGAGCAGAAAGAGTATCTTGATGAGATAGCCAAGATAGTTGAGGCCCATCTCAAAGAGTCGGGGATACCGGCAAGGGTGCTTGGAAGGGTGAAGCATCTTTACGGGATATTCTCAAAGATGCAGAAACAGAAGATACCTTTTGAGCTCGTGTATGATGTTATCGCTATCAGGATCATAACCGACACCAAGCAGAACTGCTACACGATAATGGGGCTCATACATTCTCTCTGGACTCCGGTTCCCGGCAGGTTCAAGGATTTCATAGGCGCTCCCAAATCAAACCTCTACCAGTCTCTTCACACAACCATAATCGGGCCGAGGGGAGAGAAGATAGAGTTTCAGATACGGACAGAGGACATGGACAGGATCGCGGAGGGAGGCATCGCTGCTCACTGGAGGTATAAAGATGCCAGGTCTTCAAGAAGGAGGGATGAAGAGTATATCGCCTGGCTGAGGGAGCTCGTCCGCATGCAGAAGGATACACTTGACGCAAGGGAGTTTCTTGAAGCGGTCAAGGGCAATATCCTGCCGGACGTTGTTTATGTCTTTACTCCAAAGGGCGATATCATCGAGCTTCCCCAGGGCTCAACTCCTGTTGATTTTGCATACAGCATACACACGGCGGTAGGCAACAAATGCTCCGGCGCCAAGGTTAACGGAAAGATTGTTCAGTTAAGGCAGAGGCTGGAGAACGGCGACTCGGTCGAGGTTTTGACCTCCGCATCTCAGAATCCGAGCAGGGACTGGCTTAAGTTTGTCAAGAGCCAGAAGGCAAAGACAAGCATAAGGCATTGGGTACAGACAGAGGAGAGGAAGAGAAGCCTTGAGCTGGGGAAAGAGCTTCTTGAAAAGACACTGAAGAAGCATGGGCTCAGCAAAGACCTTTTGAAATCAAAAGAATTATTAGAAGCTGCCCAACAGTATAAGATCAAGACCCATGAGGATCTATTCATCGCCATCGGTTACGGCAAGATATCCGCAGTACAGGCTATAAATAAATTTCTGCCGGAGCCGGTGAAGGATGAAAAGGTCTCCAGAAAAACAGCAGACGAGAAGCCTAAGAAGGCTGCCGGGATAAGCGTCAAAGGCATTGATGACATAATGTTCAACCGCGCCAAATGCTGTTATCCGCTGCCGGGAGAGAAGGTCGCGGGTTTTGTCACAAGAGGCAGAGGGGTCTCCATACATTCGGCAGACTGCGCAACCCTTGATGTGAATTCGATTGACGTGGACCGTCTTGTGGATGTTGAGTGGTCAGGAGAAGATTCGGTCACTTATCCTGTAAAGGTCGTTGTGTACACTGTTGACAAGCCGGGTGTGCTTGCGGATATGAGCGCGGTCATCTCAAGTGACAACGTTAATATAAGCCATATCGATGCCACAACAACTCATGAGAAGAGGGCGCGTTTCAACTTTACTCTTGAGGTAAAGGACAAGGCCCAGCTTGACAGCGTCATTAAAAAGCTCTCCGGGGTGAATGGAGTTCTTGAGGCAAAGAGGACCAGTTCAAAATAA
- a CDS encoding sigma-54-dependent Fis family transcriptional regulator → MANNGRILIVEDEKVALRNLEHIMKKEGYEVVATSSGPQGIKLLQSEEFDIVLTDLKMEKVDGIEILEKSKETHPDTEVIMITAYATITSAVETIKKGAYHYIAKPFKLDEVRKVVKDALEKVNLKKENALLREQIEKFEGKAKIITQNPLMQKLLETARQVAPTDCNVVISGESGTGKELVARYIHFNSGRAERPFVAINCGALTEELLSNELFGHEKGAFTGANTFKKGLVETASGGTLFLDEITEMTPAMQVKLLRVIQEKEFMRLGGTEPIKADVRFIAATNRDIKDVIKAGQFREDLYFRLNVVALNIPPLSARRNDIPMLSYYFLKRYSALMKKNVTEISPEVISILMNYDFPGNIRELENIIERGVAFSSSNVIDERHLPEDIRTLSVKTFRKKDNVIPSLEDQEIEYIKWTLKEVHGNRTAAAQALGIDRVSLWRKLKRYGLE, encoded by the coding sequence ATGGCGAATAACGGCAGGATATTGATCGTTGAGGATGAAAAGGTTGCCCTGAGAAATCTGGAACATATAATGAAAAAAGAGGGATACGAGGTTGTCGCGACATCAAGCGGCCCTCAGGGCATCAAGCTGCTCCAGAGTGAGGAGTTCGATATTGTTTTGACAGACCTGAAGATGGAGAAGGTTGACGGCATAGAGATACTTGAGAAGTCCAAAGAGACGCATCCCGACACAGAGGTCATTATGATAACGGCATACGCGACCATTACATCTGCCGTGGAGACGATCAAGAAAGGCGCATATCATTATATAGCAAAGCCTTTCAAGCTGGATGAGGTCAGAAAAGTTGTAAAGGACGCATTGGAGAAGGTGAACCTTAAGAAAGAGAATGCGCTGCTAAGAGAGCAGATAGAGAAGTTCGAAGGCAAGGCAAAGATAATAACCCAGAACCCTTTAATGCAGAAGCTTCTCGAAACAGCGAGACAGGTGGCTCCGACCGACTGCAATGTGGTCATCTCCGGTGAAAGCGGTACGGGAAAAGAACTGGTCGCAAGATACATACATTTTAACAGCGGCAGGGCGGAAAGGCCTTTTGTAGCCATAAACTGCGGAGCCCTGACAGAGGAGCTTCTTTCCAATGAACTCTTCGGCCATGAAAAAGGGGCGTTCACAGGCGCGAACACTTTTAAAAAAGGGCTGGTGGAAACAGCATCCGGCGGGACTCTTTTTCTTGACGAGATAACAGAGATGACGCCTGCCATGCAGGTAAAACTTTTGAGGGTGATACAGGAGAAGGAATTCATGAGGCTTGGAGGCACAGAGCCGATAAAGGCTGACGTAAGGTTTATCGCGGCAACCAACAGGGATATCAAGGATGTGATAAAGGCCGGCCAATTCAGGGAAGACCTGTACTTCAGGCTCAATGTTGTTGCCCTTAATATCCCGCCTCTTTCAGCAAGAAGGAATGATATCCCCATGCTGAGCTATTATTTTCTGAAGCGGTACTCCGCGCTCATGAAGAAGAATGTCACGGAGATCTCGCCTGAGGTGATCTCGATACTTATGAACTATGATTTTCCCGGCAATATAAGAGAGCTTGAAAATATCATAGAGAGGGGGGTTGCCTTCTCCAGCAGCAACGTTATAGATGAGAGGCATCTGCCGGAAGATATCAGGACCTTGAGCGTAAAGACCTTCAGAAAAAAAGACAATGTAATTCCGTCGCTTGAGGACCAGGAGATCGAATATATTAAATGGACATTGAAAGAGGTGCACGGCAACAGGACGGCTGCTGCGCAGGCGCTTGGCATAGACAGGGTCTCTTTATGGCGGAAACTCAAGAGATACGGCCTTGAGTGA
- a CDS encoding HAMP domain-containing histidine kinase produces the protein MVRAPSSIKQKLALFYVVALILMAVVIIVNRTSLGEVEKMVESGAIVSDLFDTTLEIKRFEKNYFLYKKDEDYSELFIYVNKAEGLLANNRSSLGVFAKNDELLEIGKDLQRYKELLKALPSIDTDISSSEEILREVGRRLVTAAEKLSKTEREIMQETLWSARHKVLLSIMFFMAAGSIGAILFYKKMIQPLRILEEHMERVSMGEFSPVPIETRDKEMISLNSAFNRMLHELEERKGYLVQSEKLASLGTLLFGVAHELNNPISNISTSAQILREEIESGDDEYKKELLTQIEDETDRAKNIVNSMLGYSRKSDKEMVNLKKAVDETLHFLRGDIPTKVQLSIKIPGNIEFVADKQKLQQVFINLIKNSVDSISDEGKIVIAAKKIPENGRIEIVVSDTGSGMSEEMVQNIFSPFFTTKKTKKSYGLGLFIVHNIIKELGGSIIVESEPGYGTSFIIEIFPKE, from the coding sequence ATGGTTCGCGCGCCCAGCAGCATTAAACAGAAACTGGCATTGTTCTATGTTGTTGCCCTGATATTGATGGCAGTGGTCATCATTGTGAACCGTACAAGCCTCGGTGAAGTCGAGAAGATGGTGGAGTCCGGGGCGATAGTCTCGGATCTCTTTGATACAACCCTTGAGATAAAAAGATTTGAGAAAAATTATTTCTTATATAAAAAAGATGAGGATTACAGTGAGCTGTTTATTTATGTGAACAAGGCTGAAGGCCTTCTGGCAAACAACAGAAGCTCGCTCGGGGTATTTGCAAAAAATGATGAGCTGCTTGAGATCGGAAAAGACCTGCAGCGGTACAAGGAGCTGTTGAAAGCGCTGCCTTCCATAGATACAGATATCAGCAGCAGTGAGGAGATACTGCGGGAAGTCGGACGGAGGCTTGTTACGGCAGCGGAGAAGCTGTCAAAGACTGAACGGGAGATCATGCAGGAAACGCTGTGGTCAGCCAGGCATAAGGTGCTTCTCTCAATAATGTTCTTTATGGCTGCCGGCTCAATAGGCGCGATACTGTTTTATAAAAAAATGATACAGCCGCTGAGGATACTTGAAGAGCATATGGAGAGGGTCTCGATGGGCGAGTTCTCGCCTGTTCCGATCGAGACCAGGGACAAGGAGATGATATCGCTCAACAGCGCGTTTAACAGGATGCTGCATGAACTTGAAGAGAGGAAGGGATATCTTGTGCAATCGGAAAAGCTCGCGTCCCTCGGCACGCTGCTCTTCGGGGTCGCACATGAACTTAATAACCCTATCTCCAATATCTCCACTTCAGCCCAGATATTAAGGGAGGAGATAGAGAGCGGCGATGATGAATACAAGAAAGAGCTCCTGACGCAGATTGAAGATGAAACAGACAGGGCGAAAAATATCGTCAACTCCATGCTCGGCTACTCAAGGAAGAGCGACAAGGAGATGGTGAACCTTAAAAAGGCGGTTGACGAGACACTTCACTTTCTCAGGGGCGATATCCCGACAAAGGTCCAGCTCTCGATAAAGATACCCGGGAACATCGAGTTTGTCGCTGACAAGCAGAAGCTCCAGCAGGTATTCATAAACCTGATCAAGAACAGTGTGGACTCTATCAGCGATGAGGGTAAGATAGTTATCGCCGCGAAGAAGATCCCTGAGAACGGACGGATAGAGATCGTTGTATCCGATACCGGTTCAGGCATGAGCGAAGAGATGGTACAGAATATCTTCAGCCCGTTCTTTACAACCAAGAAAACAAAAAAGAGCTACGGGCTTGGGCTCTTTATAGTCCATAACATTATCAAGGAGCTCGGCGGCTCTATCATTGTTGAGAGCGAGCCCGGATACGGCACGAGCTTCATTATTGAAATATTTCCCAAGGAGTGA
- a CDS encoding universal stress protein, producing MKRLQKRFEDIMSAITFAEEGEFDTAKELLNEGRRVLFAVKEGQDDGRAFRYALNVCSRIGASLDILYVSPKKIVSPLIDQFVAELKNQGIRHSLFHTNGCLKNQIIDYTDKKKGILFVIVGSSENLAVDCRRKNKKLSDAWDNLRCPLVVVSDLETA from the coding sequence ATGAAAAGATTACAAAAAAGATTCGAAGACATCATGTCAGCAATAACCTTTGCTGAAGAAGGCGAGTTTGATACGGCGAAAGAGCTTCTCAACGAAGGCAGAAGAGTGCTGTTCGCGGTAAAGGAAGGACAGGACGACGGCAGGGCGTTCAGGTACGCCCTCAATGTGTGCAGCAGGATCGGAGCAAGCCTTGACATACTGTATGTCTCTCCAAAAAAGATCGTCAGCCCGCTCATAGACCAGTTTGTCGCCGAATTAAAGAATCAGGGGATCAGACACAGCTTATTTCACACGAACGGCTGCCTGAAAAACCAGATAATCGATTATACGGATAAAAAGAAAGGTATCCTTTTTGTAATTGTCGGGTCATCAGAAAACCTTGCGGTTGACTGCAGAAGAAAAAATAAAAAACTGTCAGATGCGTGGGACAACCTGAGATGCCCTTTAGTGGTGGTCTCTGATCTTGAAACAGCTTAA
- a CDS encoding sulfite exporter TauE/SafE family protein, translated as MHDTVNAVANFINLDTANIIYLFLVGFVGGLVSGFIGSGGAFVLTPGMMSLGVPGLVAVASNMCHKFPKALVGAIKRAKYGQVDVKLGIVLGISAEAGVLYGAHIQESIKKSFGEAGSNLYVSAAFVVILAVVGGFVLLDAWKTYRSGNAHEEEKVTKLARWVQSVNIPGTMVYFKSIDAKVSILFTIPLGFATGMLAATIAVGGFIGVPSMIYVLGAPSLMASATELVIAFVMGLGGSFKFAMHGLVDIRLAMIILGGSLFGIQLGAIGTTYVKPFMIKVVMGVIMVTVLFSRALMVPVYMSQLHLIQEISEGTAKSLKNVSFGIMIFALALGAFIVLRAMWQGRKAERLQHAGEVLGHGKV; from the coding sequence ATGCACGACACAGTTAACGCAGTTGCCAATTTCATCAATCTTGATACAGCAAATATTATCTATCTCTTTCTTGTAGGATTCGTCGGCGGACTTGTAAGCGGATTCATAGGTTCAGGCGGAGCATTCGTTCTCACCCCCGGCATGATGAGCCTGGGTGTGCCGGGGCTCGTAGCGGTGGCAAGCAATATGTGCCACAAATTCCCGAAGGCGCTTGTCGGAGCGATCAAGCGCGCAAAATACGGGCAGGTGGATGTCAAGCTCGGCATCGTACTCGGCATCTCAGCGGAGGCCGGAGTCCTTTACGGAGCGCATATACAGGAGAGCATTAAAAAGTCATTTGGAGAAGCCGGGTCAAACCTGTATGTCAGCGCGGCATTTGTAGTGATCCTTGCCGTTGTCGGCGGATTTGTATTGCTTGACGCATGGAAGACTTACAGATCTGGCAACGCTCATGAAGAGGAAAAGGTCACCAAGCTCGCGCGCTGGGTGCAGTCAGTCAACATCCCGGGAACAATGGTCTATTTCAAAAGCATCGACGCAAAGGTCTCCATACTCTTTACTATTCCGCTCGGTTTTGCAACCGGAATGTTAGCCGCAACGATCGCGGTCGGAGGTTTCATCGGAGTACCGTCAATGATATATGTATTAGGCGCGCCAAGCCTCATGGCATCAGCGACAGAGCTTGTCATCGCATTTGTAATGGGATTGGGCGGTTCATTTAAATTCGCGATGCACGGGCTTGTTGACATCCGCCTCGCGATGATCATACTCGGAGGTTCCCTTTTCGGCATCCAGTTAGGCGCGATAGGAACAACCTATGTAAAGCCTTTCATGATTAAGGTCGTCATGGGCGTGATCATGGTAACGGTGCTCTTCAGCCGCGCCCTGATGGTTCCGGTCTATATGTCACAGCTCCATCTTATACAGGAGATCAGTGAAGGCACGGCAAAATCATTAAAGAATGTAAGCTTCGGCATTATGATTTTCGCCCTCGCGCTCGGCGCCTTTATCGTCCTGAGGGCCATGTGGCAGGGGCGCAAGGCTGAGAGGCTTCAGCATGCGGGAGAGGTTTTAGGACACGGGAAGGTATAA
- a CDS encoding universal stress protein codes for MGRYRKLLVAVDGSESSIHALKESFKLATNEGSWITVVSVVPPYMGDLDLVAVGNVLASAGKPCEEALAQAKKTAEAERALIKTVCEEGEIHERIVDLADAENCDLIVMGRRGMSRLERALLGNVTARVIGYSHRDVLVVPRDTTAGWQKILVATDGSKFSKAAAEKAIDFAKSYGGELMAISVVDVPTEFYGEAPQIVEDMVRKAAGYVEDIKKQADSAGIKAEGFVREAEAYQAITDMAREQNVDTIVLGSHGRTGLKRLLMGSVAEKIIGHSPCPVLVVKS; via the coding sequence ATGGGAAGATATAGAAAACTCCTGGTAGCGGTTGACGGCTCGGAATCAAGCATTCATGCCTTAAAAGAATCCTTTAAGCTTGCGACAAATGAAGGAAGCTGGATAACCGTTGTATCTGTGGTTCCGCCATACATGGGCGACCTGGACCTGGTTGCCGTGGGAAATGTCCTTGCATCTGCCGGAAAGCCATGTGAAGAAGCGCTCGCGCAGGCAAAAAAGACCGCAGAGGCTGAGAGGGCGCTGATAAAGACGGTCTGTGAGGAAGGAGAGATACACGAAAGGATAGTTGACCTTGCGGACGCGGAAAACTGTGATCTCATAGTCATGGGAAGAAGAGGAATGAGTCGGCTTGAAAGGGCGCTCCTCGGCAATGTCACTGCGAGAGTTATCGGTTACAGCCATAGAGATGTCCTTGTTGTGCCGAGAGACACCACGGCAGGATGGCAGAAGATACTCGTTGCGACCGACGGTTCAAAATTCAGCAAAGCCGCCGCCGAAAAAGCGATAGACTTTGCGAAATCATACGGCGGAGAACTCATGGCCATATCGGTTGTGGATGTTCCCACAGAGTTTTACGGTGAAGCGCCTCAGATCGTTGAGGATATGGTCAGGAAAGCAGCGGGCTATGTGGAAGACATAAAAAAACAGGCGGATTCAGCAGGTATAAAAGCAGAGGGTTTTGTCAGAGAGGCGGAGGCATATCAGGCAATCACAGACATGGCAAGGGAACAGAACGTGGATACTATAGTGCTGGGCTCACACGGCAGGACCGGATTAAAGAGGCTTCTTATGGGGAGCGTCGCGGAGAAGATCATAGGACATTCCCCCTGCCCTGTGCTTGTGGTTAAATCCTGA
- a CDS encoding HAMP domain-containing protein: MSLKKKIILSFLVSGFIITLLSIFLYLNFIEIKKETAFLELTDTIRSKSLQLRRHEKNYFLYAPAKAEEESEAIYEYLSELDDILKSIDPSSMDRTASLKTLVREYREQFGKIERLLGTAMAESERLKISSPAYLKISRLIESNFLDKPLEDVNYLQEVFALRSDHNLISCLNEFDAEISALRKTGENILASSKELDKTAREKVDSFINMSRTAILVFFPLFLIVGFGAILFIISNVVKRLQLITDLIEKTGKGDFTHTSEPAYKWGKDEVGHLIRKFNDMEELLSHREKELLRSKKLSAIGMLASGVAHELNNPLNNIYTTAQRLTKKSGDQIPLSVKNGLDDIFSQSLRVKGIVSDLLEFARGREPHIMAVELRSFISGAYKHLGSTISTGNVRFTQELHPDEIVMYADPEQLEQVFINLFTNAVDAMSGEGALTVKAEEEDSLVRIRVSDTGKGISRETLEKIFEPFYTTKDKGTGLGLAIVYNIIQKHHGEIQAESEEGRGTTFIITLPKENA, from the coding sequence ATGTCATTAAAGAAAAAGATAATCCTGAGTTTTCTGGTCAGCGGATTTATCATCACACTGCTCTCAATATTTTTATACCTGAATTTTATAGAAATAAAAAAAGAGACCGCCTTTCTTGAACTTACCGATACCATACGAAGCAAATCGCTGCAGCTAAGGCGGCATGAGAAAAATTACTTTCTTTACGCGCCCGCGAAAGCTGAAGAAGAATCAGAAGCTATCTATGAGTATCTCAGTGAGCTTGATGACATTCTCAAAAGCATTGACCCTTCTTCAATGGATCGGACAGCCTCCCTGAAGACGCTTGTGCGTGAATACCGCGAACAATTCGGCAAAATAGAAAGATTGCTGGGTACGGCAATGGCTGAATCGGAAAGATTGAAAATATCTTCCCCGGCATACTTGAAGATCAGCCGTCTAATAGAGTCTAATTTCCTGGATAAACCGCTTGAAGATGTGAATTATCTGCAGGAGGTCTTTGCGCTGAGATCAGACCATAACCTCATATCCTGCCTGAATGAATTTGACGCTGAGATCAGCGCCCTCAGAAAGACCGGTGAAAACATCCTGGCGAGTTCCAAAGAGCTCGATAAAACAGCAAGGGAAAAGGTAGACAGCTTTATCAATATGTCCCGGACTGCCATTCTCGTATTCTTCCCTCTCTTCCTGATCGTGGGATTCGGGGCCATTCTGTTCATAATCAGCAATGTTGTAAAGCGGCTGCAGCTGATCACGGATCTCATAGAAAAGACCGGAAAAGGTGATTTTACCCATACCTCCGAGCCTGCATATAAATGGGGCAAGGATGAGGTGGGGCATCTCATCAGGAAGTTCAACGATATGGAAGAGCTGCTTTCCCATAGGGAAAAGGAGTTGCTCCGGAGCAAGAAGCTTTCAGCGATAGGCATGCTCGCATCAGGAGTCGCGCATGAACTCAATAATCCGCTGAATAATATCTACACCACTGCCCAGCGGCTTACGAAAAAGTCAGGTGATCAGATCCCGTTATCTGTTAAAAACGGGCTGGACGATATCTTCAGCCAGTCCTTGAGAGTCAAGGGCATTGTCAGTGATCTCCTTGAATTTGCAAGAGGCAGGGAGCCGCATATTATGGCCGTAGAACTGCGAAGCTTCATATCCGGAGCATATAAACACCTCGGCAGCACAATAAGCACGGGAAACGTACGGTTCACACAGGAACTGCATCCGGATGAGATAGTCATGTACGCAGACCCGGAACAGCTGGAGCAGGTCTTCATTAACCTTTTCACCAATGCTGTTGACGCCATGTCCGGAGAAGGGGCCCTGACAGTGAAAGCAGAGGAAGAGGACAGCCTTGTAAGGATAAGGGTATCTGATACGGGAAAGGGGATATCACGTGAAACACTTGAAAAAATATTCGAGCCTTTCTATACCACAAAGGATAAAGGCACGGGCCTCGGACTTGCCATTGTTTACAATATTATCCAGAAACATCACGGCGAGATACAGGCCGAGAGCGAAGAAGGCCGAGGGACGACATTCATCATAACTTTGCCAAAGGAGAATGCATAG
- a CDS encoding sigma-54-dependent Fis family transcriptional regulator, with amino-acid sequence MSFNILVAEDEEITLNNIIDTLQEEGYSVSAAKDGREALQKIEGGYFDVLITDIKMPYISGIELLEKIKEKNLDTEVIIITGFGSIGSAVEAMKKGAHDYITKPFDLDELSLRCRKLYEQKTLRKENIALKTFLGMNKEVPIIAKSEGMKKVLSVVEGMKDSDCSVFLTGESGVGKNLIAKIIHSSSRRKNMPFLSINCATLTEELLSSELFGHEKGAFTGAVMTKQGLVEIADTGILFLDEIAELSPSLQAKLLKVVEEGEFYRVGGTRPKKVDVRFLAATNQNVKNMISEGRFREDLYYRLNIMEIFISPLRERIDDIKPLSAYFLQKHLPKSNKKITGITKEAMDILMNYSFPGNVRELENIIERAIILEKSPMITPESIPQSIRLLQIETLDPDRLKTADELVKEYAEKVLKMFSNNRTKAAEALGMSRTSLWKILKED; translated from the coding sequence ATGTCTTTCAACATACTTGTCGCAGAGGATGAAGAGATAACACTCAACAACATTATCGATACCTTGCAGGAAGAAGGCTACAGCGTTTCCGCGGCAAAGGACGGAAGAGAGGCGCTTCAGAAGATCGAAGGCGGATACTTTGATGTCCTTATCACTGATATAAAAATGCCTTACATCAGCGGCATTGAGCTCCTTGAAAAGATCAAAGAGAAGAACCTCGATACAGAAGTGATCATAATCACCGGGTTCGGGAGCATCGGCTCGGCGGTTGAGGCCATGAAGAAAGGAGCCCATGATTATATTACAAAGCCTTTCGACCTTGATGAACTGTCGCTTCGGTGCAGAAAACTCTATGAGCAGAAGACGCTCAGAAAAGAGAACATCGCGTTAAAGACCTTCCTGGGAATGAACAAAGAAGTTCCTATCATCGCAAAGAGCGAAGGCATGAAGAAGGTATTGTCTGTCGTTGAAGGGATGAAGGATTCGGATTGCAGCGTCTTTCTCACAGGGGAAAGCGGGGTCGGGAAAAATCTTATCGCAAAGATAATCCATTCAAGCAGCAGGAGAAAGAACATGCCCTTCCTCTCCATAAACTGCGCGACCCTGACAGAAGAACTTCTTTCCAGTGAATTGTTCGGGCATGAAAAAGGAGCCTTTACCGGAGCTGTGATGACAAAACAGGGGCTTGTTGAGATAGCTGATACAGGAATACTTTTTCTTGATGAGATAGCAGAGCTGTCGCCGAGCCTTCAGGCAAAACTTCTGAAGGTTGTCGAAGAAGGGGAGTTCTACAGGGTCGGAGGGACAAGGCCCAAAAAGGTTGACGTCAGGTTTCTTGCCGCCACAAACCAGAATGTTAAAAATATGATATCTGAAGGAAGGTTCAGGGAGGACCTCTATTACAGGTTGAATATTATGGAGATATTCATCTCACCGTTAAGGGAACGTATCGATGACATAAAACCCCTGAGCGCGTACTTCCTTCAAAAGCATCTTCCAAAGTCCAATAAAAAGATAACTGGAATCACCAAAGAGGCGATGGACATTTTAATGAATTACAGTTTCCCCGGAAATGTCAGGGAACTGGAAAATATTATTGAACGCGCCATCATCCTCGAAAAGAGTCCCATGATAACGCCTGAGAGTATCCCCCAAAGCATCCGCCTTCTGCAGATAGAGACCCTTGATCCTGACAGACTGAAGACCGCTGATGAACTCGTTAAGGAATATGCCGAAAAGGTTCTCAAGATGTTCAGCAACAACAGGACAAAGGCGGCAGAGGCGCTGGGTATGTCAAGGACAAGCTTATGGAAGATATTGAAAGAAGATTAG